The Xiphophorus hellerii strain 12219 chromosome 5, Xiphophorus_hellerii-4.1, whole genome shotgun sequence genome window below encodes:
- the LOC116720513 gene encoding apoptosis-stimulating of p53 protein 2-like isoform X1: MPMFLTVHLGSNDQRVTEVPVMPEMLCRDVVELCKEPGEADCYLAETWRGSERVVEEDEPMLEVLQRWGQQRGEVRYILRYQRAPGHETAGCRAADQTTLERLRENGFSVIPLDMSLSELQDLATRQQQQIDAQQQLLAFKEQQLCHLKLQDQRQEQHQEASGQDRLLQLQENIRNQEAKLLRVRALRGQVEQKRNINSKLVEEIGQMTSLFQRKHNELELAAAKVEELSDQLEAMRNSRFEPPFPFHPHNSSSGLTDLYKDLQLRNKLNQEQSARLQQQKDRLKKNNLEVVAMDQRLGELQERLWKKKAALQQKENLPVALNSVNPQHEPSSRVAAVGPYIQSASRSSSQPSAVLPCQETMVKSAYPDGTATLPMPSSSRKPPAIPAKPSISVETLKDNAYIPSHGASRLGHTAQAQPKDNQSFGNGLSKSTVPPAVPTKPKLFPFSGPPTFSKPAFWTGTFPGKKKLKDPGVMSTHSNTLPLHSNKESPPAAAVRPYTPNPTDVPPPVFQKPQTLAASSIYSMYTQQATPGKAYQAEGQGTLSRSKPRVFGKPVLPAGKRPQTVSSESTSLRSGLFEFETETISTAINDDKGPDADTAECATPRPLSPSKLLPFASNPHRNSDADLEGLRRRLHNAPRPLKKRSSVVEPEGPAGFNIEKLLYQKTTLAAMETIPMKNISRPEENVQSTVPDDRIIKKDVSSRVKDKSLAVLMSAGHNSDSLTTPSLPFPDPRYYPFLLSPQEDKDEDLSSSATQQEHFPEEMFTWPPPPYPSCEEEEQADDTFNFQQPIPQNTDLPSQQSILRKPGSDRLEHRTSVQFSPLALLLDSSLEGEFDLVQRVIYDVDDASMPNDEGITALHNAVCAGHTDIVKFLVQFGVNVNAADSDGWTPLHCAASCNNVQVCKFLVESGAAVFAATYSDMQTAADKCEEMEEGYAQCSQFLYGVQEKMGVMNRGVVYALWSYTPENKDELGFSEGDCLTVLKQEGEVETEWWWARCGDHEGYIPRNLLGLYPRIKPRQRSLA; encoded by the exons ctggatgcagagctgcagatcaAACTACTTTGGAAAGACTCAGAGAGAATGGG TTCTCAGTTATTCCTCTGGATATGTCGCTGAGCGAGCTGCAGGATCTGGCAAcaagacagcagcagcagattgaTGCCCAGCAGCAGCTTTTGGCCTTCAAG gagcagcagctgtgTCACCTGAAGCTGCAGGATCAGAGGCAGGAGCAACATCAGGAGGCATCTGGGCAAGACCGACTGCTTCAGCTGCAAGAAAACATACGCAACCAGGAGGCCAAACTGCTACGGGTCCGGGCTCTCAGGGGCCAAGTGGAGCAGAAACGAAACATAAACTCCAAATTAG TGGAGGAGATTGGGCAGATGACCAGCCTGTTCCAGCGGAAGCACAACGAGTTGGAGTTGGCTGCAGCCAAGGTGGAGGAGCTGAGCGACCAGCTGGAGGCAATGAGAAACTCTCGTTTTGAGCCTCCTTTTCCTTTTCATCCTCACAACTCTTCTTCTGGGCTAACGGACTTATATAAAGACTTGCAG CTGAGGAACAAGCTGAACCAGGAACAAAGTGCtaggctgcagcagcagaaagacaGGCTGAAAAAGAACAACTTGGAAGTTGTTGCGATGGACCAACGTCTTGGTGAGCTTCAAGAGagactctggaaaaaaaaggctGCCCTGCAGCAGAAAGAGAACCTGCCA GTGGCCTTAAACAGCGTCAACCCTCAACATGAGCCAAGCTCCAGAGTAGCAGCAGTGGGGCCATACATCCAGTCCGCCTCTAGGTCAAGCTCCCAGCCTTCTGCTGTGCTTCCTTGCCAGGAAACGATGGTGAAGTCAGCATATCCAGATGGCACTGCCACCTTACCAATGCCTTCCTCATCCCGAAAGCCACCAGCTATACCAGCCAAACCAAGCATTA GTGTGGAGACCCTAAAAGACAACGCTTACATTCCCTCCCATGGTGCTTCACGACTTGGTCACACCGCACAGGCGCAGCCAAAGGATAACCAG tCATTTGGCAATGGCCTGTCCAAGTCAACTGTGCCGCCAGCAGTTCCCACCAAACCAAAACTATTTCCTTTCTCTGGTCCACCAACCTTTTCCAAGCCTGCCTTTTGGACAGGGACCTTTCCTGGGAAAAAGAAACTTAAGGATCCAGGAGTCATGTCTACCCACAGCAACACCCTCCCTCTGCATAGCAATAAGGAAAgtcctcctgcagctgctgtgcgACCATACACACCAAACCCCACAGATGTGCCTCCACCTGTGTTTCAGAAACCCCAAACTCTGGCAGCCTCATCAATCTATTCGATGTACACCCAGCAGGCCACCCCTGGTAAAGCCTACCAAGCAGAAGGCCAGGGCACACTGTCCCGCAGCAAACCACGAG TGTTTGGAAAACCAGTCCTTCCAGCTGGCAAGAGGCCGCAAACAGTCAGCTCAGAGAGCACCTCCTTGAGATCTGGGCTCTTTGAGTTTGAGACTGAAACCATTTCGACTGCTATCAATGATGACAAAGGTCCAGATGCTGATACAGCAGAATGTGCGACTCCTCGTCCGCTCAGTCCCTCCAAACTCCTCCCGTTCGCGTCCAACCCTCACAGGAACTCTGACGCCGACTTGGAGGGCCTCCGCCGCCGACTGCACAACGCCCCCCGGCCTCTAAAAAAACGCAGTTCGGTTGTAGAGCCCGAAGGCCCAGCTGGATTTAATATTGAAAAGCTTCTGTACCAGAAGACAACTCTGGCTGCCATGGAAACCATTCCTATGAAGAACATCAGTAGACCAGAGGAAAACGTTCAGTCCACAGTTCCTGACGACAGGATCATCAAGAAAGATGTCAGTTCCAGGGTCAAAGATAAAAGTTTAGCTGTTCTGATGTCAGCTGGACACAACAGTGACAGTTTGACAACGCCTTCGCTACCCTTCCCTGATCCCAGATATTACCCTTTCCTTCTGTCCCCACAGGAAGACAAGGATGAAGACCTTTCTTCCAGTGCAACTCAACAGGAGCACTTTCCAGAGGAGATGTTTACTTGGCCACCTCCGCCTTATCCCAGCTGTGAGGAGGAAGAACAGGCAGATGATACATTCAACTTTCAGCAACCGATACCACAAAACACAGACCTACCT AGTCAACAGTCAATCTTGCGTAAACCTGGCTCTGACCGCCTGGAGCACAGGACGAGTGTCCAGTTCAGTCCTCTGGCCCTGCTTCTGGATTCCTCTCTGGAGGGTGAATTTGACCTCGTCCAGAGAGTCATCTATGAT GTGGATGACGCCAGCATGCCTAACGATGAGGGAATCACAGCATTGCACAATGCTGTCTGTGCCGGCCACACTGACATAGTGAAGTTTTTGGTTCAATTTGGTGTCAACGTCAATGCTGCTGACAGTGATGGCTG GACGCCGCTGCACTGTGCTGCCTCTTGCAACAATGTTCAGGTTTGCAAGTTCCTGGTGGAATCTGGGGCAGCTGTGTTTGCAGCTACATACAGTGACATGCAGACTGCAGCTGACAAGTGTGAGGAAATGGAGGAGGGCTATGCACAGTGCTCCCAGTTCCTTTACG GTGTTCAGGAGAAGATGGGTGTGATGAACCGTGGGGTGGTGTATGCCCTGTGGAGCTATACGCCTGAAAATAAGGACGAGCTTGGCTTTAGCGAAGGAGACTGCTTGACGGTGCTGAAACAGGAAGGGGAGGTCGAGACAGAATGGTGGTGGGCTCGATGTGGCGACCATGAAGGATACATTCCCCGCAACCTTCTTGGG CTCTATCCGAGGATCAAGCCACGGCAGAGGAGCCTAGCTTAG
- the LOC116720513 gene encoding apoptosis-stimulating of p53 protein 2-like isoform X2, with product MPMFLTVHLGSNDQRVTEVPVMPEMLCRDVVELCKEPGEADCYLAETWRGSERVVEEDEPMLEVLQRWGQQRGEVRYILRYQRAPGHETAGCRAADQTTLERLRENGFSVIPLDMSLSELQDLATRQQQQIDAQQQLLAFKEQQLCHLKLQDQRQEQHQEASGQDRLLQLQENIRNQEAKLLRVRALRGQVEQKRNINSKLVEEIGQMTSLFQRKHNELELAAAKVEELSDQLEAMRNSRFEPPFPFHPHNSSSGLTDLYKDLQLRNKLNQEQSARLQQQKDRLKKNNLEVVAMDQRLGELQERLWKKKAALQQKENLPVALNSVNPQHEPSSRVAAVGPYIQSASRSSSQPSAVLPCQETMVKSAYPDGTATLPMPSSSRKPPAIPAKPSISMHSVETLKDNAYIPSHGASRLGHTAQAQPKDNQSFGNGLSKSTVPPAVPTKPKLFPFSGPPTFSKPAFWTGTFPGKKKLKDPGVMSTHSNTLPLHSNKESPPAAAVRPYTPNPTDVPPPVFQKPQTLAASSIYSMYTQQATPGKAYQAEGQGTLSRSKPRVFGKPVLPAGKRPQTVSSESTSLRSGLFEFETETISTAINDDKGPDADTAECATPRPLSPSKLLPFASNPHRNSDADLEGLRRRLHNAPRPLKKRSSVVEPEGPAGFNIEKLLYQKTTLAAMETIPMKNISRPEENVQSTVPDDRIIKKDEDKDEDLSSSATQQEHFPEEMFTWPPPPYPSCEEEEQADDTFNFQQPIPQNTDLPSQQSILRKPGSDRLEHRTSVQFSPLALLLDSSLEGEFDLVQRVIYDVDDASMPNDEGITALHNAVCAGHTDIVKFLVQFGVNVNAADSDGWTPLHCAASCNNVQVCKFLVESGAAVFAATYSDMQTAADKCEEMEEGYAQCSQFLYGVQEKMGVMNRGVVYALWSYTPENKDELGFSEGDCLTVLKQEGEVETEWWWARCGDHEGYIPRNLLGLYPRIKPRQRSLA from the exons ctggatgcagagctgcagatcaAACTACTTTGGAAAGACTCAGAGAGAATGGG TTCTCAGTTATTCCTCTGGATATGTCGCTGAGCGAGCTGCAGGATCTGGCAAcaagacagcagcagcagattgaTGCCCAGCAGCAGCTTTTGGCCTTCAAG gagcagcagctgtgTCACCTGAAGCTGCAGGATCAGAGGCAGGAGCAACATCAGGAGGCATCTGGGCAAGACCGACTGCTTCAGCTGCAAGAAAACATACGCAACCAGGAGGCCAAACTGCTACGGGTCCGGGCTCTCAGGGGCCAAGTGGAGCAGAAACGAAACATAAACTCCAAATTAG TGGAGGAGATTGGGCAGATGACCAGCCTGTTCCAGCGGAAGCACAACGAGTTGGAGTTGGCTGCAGCCAAGGTGGAGGAGCTGAGCGACCAGCTGGAGGCAATGAGAAACTCTCGTTTTGAGCCTCCTTTTCCTTTTCATCCTCACAACTCTTCTTCTGGGCTAACGGACTTATATAAAGACTTGCAG CTGAGGAACAAGCTGAACCAGGAACAAAGTGCtaggctgcagcagcagaaagacaGGCTGAAAAAGAACAACTTGGAAGTTGTTGCGATGGACCAACGTCTTGGTGAGCTTCAAGAGagactctggaaaaaaaaggctGCCCTGCAGCAGAAAGAGAACCTGCCA GTGGCCTTAAACAGCGTCAACCCTCAACATGAGCCAAGCTCCAGAGTAGCAGCAGTGGGGCCATACATCCAGTCCGCCTCTAGGTCAAGCTCCCAGCCTTCTGCTGTGCTTCCTTGCCAGGAAACGATGGTGAAGTCAGCATATCCAGATGGCACTGCCACCTTACCAATGCCTTCCTCATCCCGAAAGCCACCAGCTATACCAGCCAAACCAAGCATTAGTATGCATA GTGTGGAGACCCTAAAAGACAACGCTTACATTCCCTCCCATGGTGCTTCACGACTTGGTCACACCGCACAGGCGCAGCCAAAGGATAACCAG tCATTTGGCAATGGCCTGTCCAAGTCAACTGTGCCGCCAGCAGTTCCCACCAAACCAAAACTATTTCCTTTCTCTGGTCCACCAACCTTTTCCAAGCCTGCCTTTTGGACAGGGACCTTTCCTGGGAAAAAGAAACTTAAGGATCCAGGAGTCATGTCTACCCACAGCAACACCCTCCCTCTGCATAGCAATAAGGAAAgtcctcctgcagctgctgtgcgACCATACACACCAAACCCCACAGATGTGCCTCCACCTGTGTTTCAGAAACCCCAAACTCTGGCAGCCTCATCAATCTATTCGATGTACACCCAGCAGGCCACCCCTGGTAAAGCCTACCAAGCAGAAGGCCAGGGCACACTGTCCCGCAGCAAACCACGAG TGTTTGGAAAACCAGTCCTTCCAGCTGGCAAGAGGCCGCAAACAGTCAGCTCAGAGAGCACCTCCTTGAGATCTGGGCTCTTTGAGTTTGAGACTGAAACCATTTCGACTGCTATCAATGATGACAAAGGTCCAGATGCTGATACAGCAGAATGTGCGACTCCTCGTCCGCTCAGTCCCTCCAAACTCCTCCCGTTCGCGTCCAACCCTCACAGGAACTCTGACGCCGACTTGGAGGGCCTCCGCCGCCGACTGCACAACGCCCCCCGGCCTCTAAAAAAACGCAGTTCGGTTGTAGAGCCCGAAGGCCCAGCTGGATTTAATATTGAAAAGCTTCTGTACCAGAAGACAACTCTGGCTGCCATGGAAACCATTCCTATGAAGAACATCAGTAGACCAGAGGAAAACGTTCAGTCCACAGTTCCTGACGACAGGATCATCAAGAAAGAT GAAGACAAGGATGAAGACCTTTCTTCCAGTGCAACTCAACAGGAGCACTTTCCAGAGGAGATGTTTACTTGGCCACCTCCGCCTTATCCCAGCTGTGAGGAGGAAGAACAGGCAGATGATACATTCAACTTTCAGCAACCGATACCACAAAACACAGACCTACCT AGTCAACAGTCAATCTTGCGTAAACCTGGCTCTGACCGCCTGGAGCACAGGACGAGTGTCCAGTTCAGTCCTCTGGCCCTGCTTCTGGATTCCTCTCTGGAGGGTGAATTTGACCTCGTCCAGAGAGTCATCTATGAT GTGGATGACGCCAGCATGCCTAACGATGAGGGAATCACAGCATTGCACAATGCTGTCTGTGCCGGCCACACTGACATAGTGAAGTTTTTGGTTCAATTTGGTGTCAACGTCAATGCTGCTGACAGTGATGGCTG GACGCCGCTGCACTGTGCTGCCTCTTGCAACAATGTTCAGGTTTGCAAGTTCCTGGTGGAATCTGGGGCAGCTGTGTTTGCAGCTACATACAGTGACATGCAGACTGCAGCTGACAAGTGTGAGGAAATGGAGGAGGGCTATGCACAGTGCTCCCAGTTCCTTTACG GTGTTCAGGAGAAGATGGGTGTGATGAACCGTGGGGTGGTGTATGCCCTGTGGAGCTATACGCCTGAAAATAAGGACGAGCTTGGCTTTAGCGAAGGAGACTGCTTGACGGTGCTGAAACAGGAAGGGGAGGTCGAGACAGAATGGTGGTGGGCTCGATGTGGCGACCATGAAGGATACATTCCCCGCAACCTTCTTGGG CTCTATCCGAGGATCAAGCCACGGCAGAGGAGCCTAGCTTAG